In Methanosarcina barkeri MS, a single window of DNA contains:
- a CDS encoding site-specific integrase: MKEKYPVSGFTRDKEAIYVNGIRIFVPVEYDKFKAGIPKKRHKTLFELSTITGMRYAEIQRLYDHPEWYSESRNQIRLNEDAQKKVKRKAKERTIDLLPSTFPYILDQFFNWHAPPDIDTWNQDLKRWAVKTDFNPFGISAKTTRKSIESWMLSSGVPPFKVYQRQGHDPQTSLYHYQGLSFTDIEMHQIKKRLMEWGVLRTDS, translated from the coding sequence ATGAAAGAAAAGTATCCGGTTTCAGGATTTACAAGGGACAAAGAAGCCATTTATGTAAATGGAATCCGTATCTTTGTTCCTGTAGAATATGATAAGTTTAAGGCAGGAATTCCAAAAAAGAGACATAAAACTCTTTTTGAGCTATCAACAATCACTGGCATGAGGTATGCTGAAATTCAAAGGCTATACGATCATCCTGAATGGTACTCTGAGAGCAGGAACCAAATTCGTCTTAATGAAGATGCACAGAAGAAAGTGAAACGAAAAGCGAAGGAGAGAACCATTGATTTGTTACCCTCAACTTTTCCCTATATTCTTGATCAATTTTTTAACTGGCACGCTCCTCCAGATATTGACACCTGGAACCAAGACCTTAAAAGATGGGCTGTTAAAACTGATTTTAATCCATTTGGAATCTCAGCAAAAACTACAAGAAAAAGTATTGAATCTTGGATGCTAAGTTCAGGAGTACCGCCTTTTAAAGTTTACCAAAGACAGGGACACGATCCTCAGACATCTCTTTATCATTATCAAGGACTCAGCTTTACGGATATAGAGATGCACCAGATCAAAAAAAGATTAATGGAATGGGGTGTTCTTAGAACAGATAGTTAA